From bacterium:
TCCGCGCGGTGTCACCCCGCGCGGCGTCCGAGCACGTGACCGCCTGCATCCATCTCGGCTCGAGCGTGACGATGATTCTCGTCGCGGAGGGGGAAGTACCGCGGGTCATCCGCACCGTGGCCTTCGGCACGGCGCAGCTGCTGGAGGCGGCCGCCTCCCGGCTCGGGGCGACCGGTGAGGCGCCGGAGGTGCTGCAGGCGCGTCTCGCCGCGGTGAGCGCGGGCGACGACGTGCCGGGCCTGCGGGAGGCGATCGACGACAGCCTCTCCTCGCTCGTGACCGAGATCCGCCGGTCGCTCGAGTACTACGGCGGACGCTACCGCGCGGCCGTGCCGGATCGTGTCGTGGTCACCGGCGGCGGGGCGGCGCTGCCCGGGATCACCGCGTCATTGACCTCGGCGCTGGACATGCCCGTCGAGCTCGGCGATCCGTTTCCGGCGCTCGGCGGGTTCCCGCAGACGGGGGCGGCCGACGCGGGCCCGGCGTACGCCGTGGCGGCCGGTCTCGCGCGGCGGGGGGTAGACGAGCCGTGATCCGGATCAACCTTCTTCCACAGCGCCGGCGGCGCCGGCTGATCCCGGAGTCGGGCGTTGTCATCGTGGCCATCCTCGTGATCGGCGCGCTCGCCGCGTCCTACGCGTGGGAAACCTGGCGGAACCGCCAGGTCGCGGCGGAGACCGCGGCGATCAACCAAAAGCTCGTGGTCGTCCGCCGCCAGGTGGCCGAGGTGCTGGCCCTGGAAGCCAAGATCGACGAGCTCAAAGCGCGGGAGAACCTCCTCCAATCGCTTGAAGCGCGGGAGGTCCCATGGTCGGAGATGCTGGTCGATCTCGCCGAGCGGACGCCGCGCGACGCCTGGCTGGGGAGCGCCGCCGTCGGCAATACGCCCGGCGGGCTGGCGTTGACCCTGTCGGGGTCGGCGATGTCGTACACGTCGGTGGCGCACTTCATGACGGCCCTCGGCGCATCGCCGTACTACAGCGACGTTGACCTTTCGGCGGCCCAGCGCTCCACTGTCGGCGCGAGCTCGGTGGTGCAGTTCG
This genomic window contains:
- a CDS encoding PilN domain-containing protein, with translation MIRINLLPQRRRRRLIPESGVVIVAILVIGALAASYAWETWRNRQVAAETAAINQKLVVVRRQVAEVLALEAKIDELKARENLLQSLEAREVPWSEMLVDLAERTPRDAWLGSAAVGNTPGGLALTLSGSAMSYTSVAHFMTALGASPYYSDVDLSAAQRSTVGASSVVQFGLSLAMRPLPLPLPAAAQPAGAPQKPAAPEPSR
- the pilM gene encoding type IV pilus assembly protein PilM, which encodes MARHNGAVGVDIGSAAIKVVELSGDGRADGGGTVVRAAASAPTPPGAIEEGRIADVAAVGRALRDLVQGAGIKTRRAVAAVNGQVALMREVRMPQVSRDEIRQAARFEVERYLPYPIAEVTFDTVVVGENREGESGKVDVLVVAARTDVLRQHAAALQAAGLEPVVLEVEPLAVVRAVSPRAASEHVTACIHLGSSVTMILVAEGEVPRVIRTVAFGTAQLLEAAASRLGATGEAPEVLQARLAAVSAGDDVPGLREAIDDSLSSLVTEIRRSLEYYGGRYRAAVPDRVVVTGGGAALPGITASLTSALDMPVELGDPFPALGGFPQTGAADAGPAYAVAAGLARRGVDEP